A stretch of Episyrphus balteatus chromosome 2, idEpiBalt1.1, whole genome shotgun sequence DNA encodes these proteins:
- the LOC129908478 gene encoding endoplasmic reticulum resident protein 44 isoform X2, producing MNLFSSTKCIFFQLIMIFYVFYNPTDSGAVELNSQNIDMTLASNELVFLNFYAEWCRFSNILQPVFNEAADKVREAFPEAGKVVLGKVDCDRETSIASRFHITKYPTLKIVRNGQLTKREYRGQRSAEAFLEFVKKQLEDPIKEFHSLKDLENLDSKKRIVIGYFDRRDQPEYNTFRRVATNLKEDCQFHVGFGDSSKAMHPPGTPIIVFRPDVALSHENDETYKGGLVNFDELNIWVQEKCVPLVREITFENAEELTEEGLPFLILFHNPDDTDSIKDYKAIIENELLTEKQNVNFLTADGKRFAHPLHHLGKSDDDLPLIAIDSFRHMYLFPEFKDMYKPGKLKEFLQDLYNGKLHREFHYGPDPTNDQDNDIQIKFITSPPESTFKKLGPSKNRYTLLKDEL from the exons ATGAATCTATTTAGCAGtacaaaatgcattttcttccaACTAATCATG atCTTTTATGTTTTCTACAACCCGACCGACAGCGGGGCTGTTGAATTAAATAGTCAAAACATTGACATGACTCTAG CATCAAACGAACTGGTTTTTCTTAACTTCTATGCTGAGTGGTGTCGTTTTAGTAACATTCTTCAACCTGTATTCAATGAAGCCGCAGATAAg GTACGAGAAGCATTCCCTGAAGCTGGAAAAGTTGTTCTTGGCAAAGTAGATTGCGACCGTGAAACAAGCATTGCATCACGTTTCCACATCACAAAATATCCAACACTTAAAATAGTACGCAATGGACAATTGACAAAGAGAGAATATCGTGGACAGAGATCAGCTGAAGCATTTTTGgaatttgtcaaaaaacaatTGGAAGATCCAATCAAAGAATTCCATTCGCTAAAGGATCTAGAAAATCTCGATTCGAAAAAACGTATTGTTATTGGTTATTTCGATCGTCGTGATCAACCTGAATATAATACATTCCGAAGAGTTGCAACGAATCTTAAAGAAGACTGTCAATTCCATGTTGGCTTTGGAGATTCATCTAAAGCAATGCATCCTCCAG GAACTCCAATTATTGTTTTTAGACCCGATGTAGCTTtgtcacatgaaaatgacgaaACCTACAAGGGTGGTCTtgtcaattttgatgaacttaATATTTGGGTACAGGAGAAGTGTGTTCCTTTAGTGCGAGAGATAACTTTTGAAAATGCCGAAGAATTAACTGAAGAAGGCTTACCATTTTTGATATTGTTCCATAATCCTGATGATACTGATTCTATCAAAGACTACAAAGCTATTATTGAAAATGAATTGCTCACTGAGAAAC aaaatgttaattTCCTAACTGCTGATGGCAAACGTTTTGCTCATCCACTCCATCACTTGGGAAAGTCGGATGATGACTTGCCACTTATTGCCATTGATTCCTTTAGACACATGTATCTTTTCCCCGAGTTCAAAGATATGTACAAACCAGGCAAACTAAAGGAGTTCTTACAAGATTTGTATAATGGAAAACTCCATAG GGAATTTCATTACGGACCTGATCCAACAAACGATCAAGATAATGATATTCAAATCAAATTCATCACATCGCCGCCCGAGTCGACATTTAAGAAGCTTGGTCCTTCGAAAAATCGTTACACTCTACTGAAGGACGAATTATAA
- the LOC129908478 gene encoding endoplasmic reticulum resident protein 44 isoform X1: MNLFSSTKCIFFQLIMIFYVFYNPTDSGAVELNSQNIDMTLASNELVFLNFYAEWCRFSNILQPVFNEAADKVREAFPEAGKVVLGKVDCDRETSIASRFHITKYPTLKIVRNGQLTKREYRGQRSAEAFLEFVKKQLEDPIKEFHSLKDLENLDSKKRIVIGYFDRRDQPEYNTFRRVATNLKEDCQFHVGFGDSSKAMHPPEQSEGETKPIGTPIIVFRPDVALSHENDETYKGGLVNFDELNIWVQEKCVPLVREITFENAEELTEEGLPFLILFHNPDDTDSIKDYKAIIENELLTEKQNVNFLTADGKRFAHPLHHLGKSDDDLPLIAIDSFRHMYLFPEFKDMYKPGKLKEFLQDLYNGKLHREFHYGPDPTNDQDNDIQIKFITSPPESTFKKLGPSKNRYTLLKDEL, encoded by the exons ATGAATCTATTTAGCAGtacaaaatgcattttcttccaACTAATCATG atCTTTTATGTTTTCTACAACCCGACCGACAGCGGGGCTGTTGAATTAAATAGTCAAAACATTGACATGACTCTAG CATCAAACGAACTGGTTTTTCTTAACTTCTATGCTGAGTGGTGTCGTTTTAGTAACATTCTTCAACCTGTATTCAATGAAGCCGCAGATAAg GTACGAGAAGCATTCCCTGAAGCTGGAAAAGTTGTTCTTGGCAAAGTAGATTGCGACCGTGAAACAAGCATTGCATCACGTTTCCACATCACAAAATATCCAACACTTAAAATAGTACGCAATGGACAATTGACAAAGAGAGAATATCGTGGACAGAGATCAGCTGAAGCATTTTTGgaatttgtcaaaaaacaatTGGAAGATCCAATCAAAGAATTCCATTCGCTAAAGGATCTAGAAAATCTCGATTCGAAAAAACGTATTGTTATTGGTTATTTCGATCGTCGTGATCAACCTGAATATAATACATTCCGAAGAGTTGCAACGAATCTTAAAGAAGACTGTCAATTCCATGTTGGCTTTGGAGATTCATCTAAAGCAATGCATCCTCCAG AACAAAGTGAAGGAGAAACAAAACCTATAG GAACTCCAATTATTGTTTTTAGACCCGATGTAGCTTtgtcacatgaaaatgacgaaACCTACAAGGGTGGTCTtgtcaattttgatgaacttaATATTTGGGTACAGGAGAAGTGTGTTCCTTTAGTGCGAGAGATAACTTTTGAAAATGCCGAAGAATTAACTGAAGAAGGCTTACCATTTTTGATATTGTTCCATAATCCTGATGATACTGATTCTATCAAAGACTACAAAGCTATTATTGAAAATGAATTGCTCACTGAGAAAC aaaatgttaattTCCTAACTGCTGATGGCAAACGTTTTGCTCATCCACTCCATCACTTGGGAAAGTCGGATGATGACTTGCCACTTATTGCCATTGATTCCTTTAGACACATGTATCTTTTCCCCGAGTTCAAAGATATGTACAAACCAGGCAAACTAAAGGAGTTCTTACAAGATTTGTATAATGGAAAACTCCATAG GGAATTTCATTACGGACCTGATCCAACAAACGATCAAGATAATGATATTCAAATCAAATTCATCACATCGCCGCCCGAGTCGACATTTAAGAAGCTTGGTCCTTCGAAAAATCGTTACACTCTACTGAAGGACGAATTATAA
- the LOC129908477 gene encoding RNA-binding protein NOB1, producing MEMSEKKIKYLVADTTAFINVVQLHEYAENILTVPDVIEEVKHKRQIRRLVVLPFDLQIREPHSECLKFVTEFSKKTGDYASLSAIDLKIIALTYELEKEHVGSDHIKTQHCISRVVASKKKPEELIGNTKLAGFYVPKKGVRADGSPETDESESESESEEHLLESEQSNVESEEKPVSTEQTKNTEKVEPKNAPTEKECHDANENDDYTEEELEKSFANLNCDSENATDILAPTNVPEVDCSSEDEDEQSEENEEFGAEDGDDYNDDSGWITPSNIKKVKKDLEGKIEDEVIPVVACMSTDFAIQNVLKQMNLNVSALNGRVIKHVRTYILRCYTCFKTTSVMTKVFCPICGNKTLKKVAVSLDENGQQVIHINTRRPLTAKYKNQSLPRFKGGKHSRNPLLFEDQPMPRQMPSRVAKTKTTALNEDYTAGYSPFVMRDVDSKSAVLRSQGNLKEWARNNNFEEDRRRKHYNRLVK from the exons ATGGAAATGtctgaaaagaaaattaaatatttggtAGCAGATACAACGGCATTTATTAATGTTGTCCAATTACAT gaatacGCCGAAAATATTCTCACAGTTCCCGATGTTATTGAAGAAGTCAAACACAAACGACAAATACGTCGTTTGGTTGTTTTGCCATTTGATCTACAAATTCGTGAACCTCATTCCGAATGTCTTAAATTCGTAAcagaattttcaaagaaaactgGAGACTATGCCAGTTTATCGgcaatcgatttgaaaataattGCTCTAACTTATgaattagaaaaagaacatgttGGTTCCGATCACATCAAAACACAACATTGCATTTCCAGAGTTGTTGCTTCTAAAAAGAAACCAGAAGAGCTTATAGGCAATACTAAATTGGCTGGATTCTATGTTCCGAAAAAAGGTGTTCGAGCAGACGGAAGCCCAGAAACTGATGAAAGTGAAAGCGAATCAGAATCCGAAGAGCATTTACTTGAAAGTGAACAATCTAATGTGGAATCGGAAGAAAAACCTGTAAGCACAGAGCAAACtaaaaacacagaaaaagtaGAACCGAAGAATGCTCCAACCGAAAAAGAATGTCACGATGCAAATGAAAACGACGATTATACCGAAGAAGAATTAGAAAAATCGTTTGCAAATCTGAACTGCGATTCAGAGAACGCTACTGACATTCTAGCTCCTACCAACGTTCCAGAAGTTGATTGTTCATCCGAAGACGAAGATGAACAAAGTGAGGAAAATGAAGAATTTGGTGCTGAAGATGGCGACGACTACAATGATGATAGTGGTTGGATAACTCCatcaaatatcaaaaaagtaaagaaagaTCTTGAGGGTAAAATCGAAGATGAAGTTATTCCAGTTGTTGCTTGCATGTCAACAGATTTTGCTATTCAGAATGTCCTCAAACAAATGAACCTCAATGTTTCTGCCTTGAATGGCCGTGTGATTAAACACGTTCGAACATACATTTTGCGTTGTTATACTTGTTTCAAAACAACCAGTGTCATGACAAAGGTTTTCTGTCCCATTTGTGGCAATAAGACTTTAAAGAAAGTCGCAGTTAGTTTGGATGAAAATGGACAACAAGTC attcaTATCAACACAAGAAGACCTCTTACtgcaaaatacaaaaaccaaaGTTTGCCACGATTCAAGGGTGGCAAGCATTCACGTAATCCACTTCTCTTTGAAGATCAACCAATGCCCAGACAGATGCCATCACGTGTGGCCAAAACAAAAACCACTGCCTTGAATGAAGACTACACAGCTGGGTATTCTCCTTTCGTTATGCGTGATGTTGATTCCAAGTCTGCCGTTTTGCGATCACAGGGAAATCTTAAAGAATGGGCACGTAACAATAATTTCGAGGAAGACAGACGTCGGAAGCATTATAATAGATTGGTTAAATAA